DNA from Mucilaginibacter mallensis:
GGTATTATCAGGTGGTGCGCTCAGGTTATTGAACCAGCCAAACTGCTGGCACCTGTCAAGATTAGCCATATTATTCTGCGATATCCATTGTGCTTCAAGACTTTGGTCGCCACCTGCACCATGCGGGTTATTATAATATAGCTTGTTCTGGTCTACATTATAAATAAAAGTATAAACAGGCACAACAGTACCGAATACCTTAGTAGTTTCCTGCAATTGGTACTCGTTTCCGTTTGAAGGGTCGGTTTGTGTAATTACATAAGCATTATGGCCCATTACATGCTTGTATTGTTTTTGCACAATGATGGTATTGGTTACCAGGTCAATAAGCGCATTTTTAAATAAGATCGCAGTATCGCTGTTAGCTAAAACTTCCTGACCGTTTTGTGCATCAACTATATAAATTGTTGCTACGGGGTAATTATCAGGAACACCATTTTGTGCATAGCTTGTAATGCTGATGGTCAATAAAAAAGAGAAAGCAAGGATAAAAAACTTCATGTTTGAATGAGCGGGTTTAATTTTTGTCAATAGCCTTAATAATTAAGATATGATCCAGTTTTATAATGGTTTCATTAGGGAGAAAATCATTTAAATACCGGTATGCGAAATTATCAGAAATAAACGGTATTTATAGAAAATAAATCAGCTCATTTACAGCGCCGTAAATAATAATTTTCTGTATTTGCAAAGTAGTGAACTGCATCACAACATGTATGGGATGACTCGAAACAAACAATAGGTTTAATGTCTGGTTATAACTATAAAATATAACGAATCATCACTAAACATACCATCACCATGATAACATACAACAATTTAGTAGAAGCTACTAACGATCTGATGAAAAGGGGCTATACCCAAAATCTGAGTCTTGAAGGCGATACGGTTGGCGATAAAGAAAAAAATATTCATATGACCGCCGATGACTTTCAGATAGATGAATTTTATCGTTTTGAAGGGCCGAGTAACCCGGATGATATGTCGATAGTTTACGCTGTAACATCTGATAAATACCACATAAAGGGCGTATTGATTAATGCTTATGGCACTTACGCTAATAATAGTTCATCGGCCATACACGCCAAGCTAAACCACGGGCAGGTGAGTGATAATTTGCACAGGGAGGATAAGCCTACCGAGAGTAAAAATTAGCCCTCCTGTCATTTCGAACGATAGTGAGAAATCTTCTGCAATGTGCAAGGTGAACTATACAAGTCGAAGAGGATTTCTCACTATCGTTCGAAATGACAAGCAGGTTTATAATTTTGCCAACAACTTTTTGCCTCTCGCCTGTATAGCGGCACTACCATTCTTCATCAAAAACTGCAACTGATTTGCCAGTTCTTCCGCAATCCAGGGATAACGATCGCGCAGGTTAAATAGGGCTTCGGCAGCATGTACTTTTACGGCGATTAGCACTTTCGGGTTAATCATCCAGTCGAAACATTGGTCAATTACCGCTTCCATGCCGGATGATTGTATCTGCTCCTTTATTTGGACAGGTGTTTTTGGCGATGTGATGTGCATCATGATCTTGGCATAATGTCTCTGGCAACTGGGGTAAGTAACATCCTTAAATCGCGTAAGCAAATAATCCAAATCGGTCAGGTAAAAGCCCGGATCAGCCACGAAAACGTTTTCTAACAACCATGCGGCACGAAAGGCGATGGTCTTATCGGGATTAAAGGTAGTGTCGATCAAATCGCGCAAAGCAAAGTTCCGCTCCTTCAGGATCACAGCAAGCTTATTCACCTTGGTTTTACCAAAGGTGACTGACAATTGCTGAATGAGTTCGGTTTGCGTCACGATTTGATTTGAAAATTTGGTGATTTGAAGATTTGAAAATTATTGAAATGATACAATATAAAACTACATCTTCAAATTCTCAAATTGTCTGTTGTTTGAAAATTGGTGAAAATCAATAGCATATTCAAATTCTCAAATTGTCGAATCCTCAAATCATCTGTGATCCTCAAATTGTCAAATCTTCAAATTGTCTATCATCAAATCAAAAAAATTATACATTTGTCAACCGTTTTAACGGAATATTACTACATGGTTAAATTCAATCGTTTCACACTCGATAATGGCCTGCGTGTCATTGTTCATGAGGATCATACAACACCAATGGCGGTGGTTAACATACTTTATGATGTTGGCGCACGCGACGAAGACCCCAAGCAAACTGGTTTTGCCCACTTGTTTGAACACCTGATGTTTGGGGGGTCAATAAATATTCCCAGCTATGATGAGCCACTACAAAGGGTAGGCGGTGAGAATAATGCCTTCACCAGCAATGATATTACCAACTATTATATCACTCTGCCATCAAATAATATTGAAACTGCTTTCTGGTTGGAGAGTGATCGCATGCTGAGTCTTGCCTTTAACAAAAAGAGCCTGGATGTACAGCGCAATGTGGTTATAGAAGAGTTTAAGCAACGTTACCTGAACCAGCCTTATGGTGATGTTTGGTTAAAACTGCGCCCGTTGGTTTATAAAAAACACCCATATCGATGGGCAACCATAGGTAAAGAAATAAAACACATTGAGGATGCAAGGATAGAAGATGTAAAAGCGTTCTTTAAAAAACATTATAACCCGCAAAATGCCATTATGGTAGTTGGGGGCGATGTAAACCTGGAGCAGGTTAAACAATTATCCGAAAAATGGTTCGGGCCGATACCGGCAGGTGAAAAATATCACCGTGACTTGCCGCAGGAACCTGAACAGCATGATGAGCGCCGTGAAACGGTTACCGCTAAAGTGCCGCTGAATGATGTTTATATTGCTTTCCAGATGGAAGGGCGTTTAGATGAATCCTATCATACCAGTGAGTTGCTGTCGGATATACTTTCGCGCGGGCAATCATCACGTTTGTATAAGAGCTTAGTTAAAGAGAACCAGGTGTTTAGTGATGTGCATGCCTATATGAGCGGCAGTTTGGATACCGGCATGTTTGTATTTGAGGGCAAACCACTAGAAAATGTAAGTATTGAACAAGCCGAAGCTGCCATATGGGAGCAATTGGAAATATTAAAAAATACCGAAGTGCCTGCCGATGAGCTAACCAAGGTGAAGAACAAGACGGAATCAACCATTATCTTCTCTGAAATGTCGTTGCTGGATAAAGCCATGAACCTCGCTTATTACGAGCTTTTAGGCGATGCGGACGAACTGAACCATGAAACCGAAAAATACCTTGAAGTAACCGCGGCAGCTATAAAACAACAGGCTAATAAATTATTCAGAAAAGATAATTCATCAACACTGATCTATTTGGCAGATAAGTCGGAAAGTCCGGAAGTCGGAAAGTCCGAAAGTATATCTGTTTAGAATAACTGGTAAAAGAAAACTTCCGGACTTTCGGTCTTGCCGACTTTCGGACTAAAAAATACAAATGAACAGAAAAGAAGCGCCTGCTTACCAGGCCATCGATCATATTAATTTAATAAAGCCCGAGCATACCAGGCTTAGTAATGGTTGTAATATTTATTGCTTTAACTCCGGCGACCAGGAGTTGGTGCGTATTGAGTGGATATTTGGCAACCTGCGTTTCGATCCGGATAGTCCGCTGTTAAATTTGGCAGTTAACACCATGTTGAATGATGGCACCAAAACCATGACCGGTGCGCAGATTGCAGATACCATAGATTTTTATGGAGCTTTTTTACAAGCAGAGTATGGTTATGATAACTCGGAAGTAACACTGTATAGCTTAAATAAGCACCTGCAAAATACCTTGCCGGTTATAAAGGATATCCTCACCAATTCTATTTTTCCTGAAAAAGAACTGGAAACTTTTGTACGTAACCAGCAGCAAAAGCTACAGGTAAGCCTGCAAAAAAATGATGTTGTTGCCAGGCGTGCCTTTAACAAAGCGATATATGGCGATACCATTTATGGTTATGCAGGTATTGCCGATGATTACAAAACACTGCACCGTGATGACCTGCTGGTGCATTACAAACAAATGTACCAACCGTCAAACTGTACCATAATTATTGCCGGGAAGATTGAGCAGGAAACAATTGACCTGTTAAAAGATACTTTTGGCGATTCCTGGACAAATGCGGATAAAAAAGCTGATACCACTCAGCCGAAATTAAAGGCAGCAACCAAACATTTTTATTTTACAGAAAAACCTGATGCGTTGCAATCAGCTATCCGTATGGGCTTGCCGTTTATCACCCGCACGCACCCTGATTTTCCATCGGTACAGGTATTAAATACCGTTTTAGGGGGATATTTCGGCTCCAGGCTGATGGCCAATATCCGCGAGGATAAAGGTTATACTTACGGCATAGGCTCGGGCATGAGTTCATTAAAACATGCAGGTGCATTATTTATAGCTACCGAAGTAGGGGCAGATGTATGCAAAGCAGCCGTAAGCGAAATTGAAAAAGAGATCAATATTCTTAAAACAGAACTTATCCCCGAAGAAGAACTGGCCTTAGTACGTAACTATATGCTGGGTTCATTATTAGGTAGTTTGGAGAATGTTTTCTCTCATGCTGATAAGTTCAAAAACCTGTATTTCTCCGGTCTGGATTATGATTATTACGACCGTTATACCGAAACTATAAGGGCAATTACATCCGAAGACCTAATAAAATTGGCCGATAAGTATTTGAATTTTGATGAGTTTTATAAGGTGATAGTGGGGAAGTATTGAGTTAAACGAATTGTCATGCTGAGGTACGAAGCATCTATATACGCGCAGACAATTGAACGTGGATAGGTTCTTCGCTATCGCTCAGAATGACAGTTCTTCAGAGCATCTGTAGGCTTCAATTTACAACTGAAGCCTACAGATGCTCTGCTCCATGCCCAGCCAGTTTGCAACTGGTCATCAGCATCCCAATTGTCATATTCAAATCAACAAATCCCCAATCCAAACAATTCTGAAATCCAAATTCCGAAATCCGAAATAAATTGCTACCTTTGTCCGGCAAATAATACCTACAAATAATTATTTGCTATGCAGTCAAACCCCTCTAAATTTGTTGCCGAAGGTTTAACCTACGATGATGTCCTGCTACTTCCCGCGTATTCAGAAGTGTTACCCCGCGAGGTTGATACCAGTTCTTATTTAACAAAAAAGATAAAACTTAATATTCCGCTGGTATCCGCAGCAATGGATACAGTTACCGAGGCGGCTTTGGCAATTGCCATGGCACAAGCCGGTGGTTTAGGTATGCTGCACAAAAACATGAGCATCCAGCGCCAGGCCGATGAGGTACGTAAAGTAAAACGTTCCGAAAGCGGCATGATCCAGGACCCGGTTACGCTACACGAAAGCGCGTTGTTAGCTGATGCCTTCAAAATAATGAAAGAATACCGCATAGGTGGTATCCCGGTAGTGAA
Protein-coding regions in this window:
- a CDS encoding phosphoribosylpyrophosphate synthetase; amino-acid sequence: MITYNNLVEATNDLMKRGYTQNLSLEGDTVGDKEKNIHMTADDFQIDEFYRFEGPSNPDDMSIVYAVTSDKYHIKGVLINAYGTYANNSSSAIHAKLNHGQVSDNLHREDKPTESKN
- a CDS encoding M16 family metallopeptidase gives rise to the protein MVKFNRFTLDNGLRVIVHEDHTTPMAVVNILYDVGARDEDPKQTGFAHLFEHLMFGGSINIPSYDEPLQRVGGENNAFTSNDITNYYITLPSNNIETAFWLESDRMLSLAFNKKSLDVQRNVVIEEFKQRYLNQPYGDVWLKLRPLVYKKHPYRWATIGKEIKHIEDARIEDVKAFFKKHYNPQNAIMVVGGDVNLEQVKQLSEKWFGPIPAGEKYHRDLPQEPEQHDERRETVTAKVPLNDVYIAFQMEGRLDESYHTSELLSDILSRGQSSRLYKSLVKENQVFSDVHAYMSGSLDTGMFVFEGKPLENVSIEQAEAAIWEQLEILKNTEVPADELTKVKNKTESTIIFSEMSLLDKAMNLAYYELLGDADELNHETEKYLEVTAAAIKQQANKLFRKDNSSTLIYLADKSESPEVGKSESISV
- a CDS encoding M16 family metallopeptidase, producing the protein MNRKEAPAYQAIDHINLIKPEHTRLSNGCNIYCFNSGDQELVRIEWIFGNLRFDPDSPLLNLAVNTMLNDGTKTMTGAQIADTIDFYGAFLQAEYGYDNSEVTLYSLNKHLQNTLPVIKDILTNSIFPEKELETFVRNQQQKLQVSLQKNDVVARRAFNKAIYGDTIYGYAGIADDYKTLHRDDLLVHYKQMYQPSNCTIIIAGKIEQETIDLLKDTFGDSWTNADKKADTTQPKLKAATKHFYFTEKPDALQSAIRMGLPFITRTHPDFPSVQVLNTVLGGYFGSRLMANIREDKGYTYGIGSGMSSLKHAGALFIATEVGADVCKAAVSEIEKEINILKTELIPEEELALVRNYMLGSLLGSLENVFSHADKFKNLYFSGLDYDYYDRYTETIRAITSEDLIKLADKYLNFDEFYKVIVGKY